AAAGAATCCTAACCTTATAATTACAGCGATTGGATTAATTATGTATATCTCAGGGCTTTTACTTAGACGGTTGGCTGTCAAGACCCTGAATAAATTCTGGAGTTTGCATATCGAAATAAAACAAAACCATAAATTGATTAAAGATGGACCGTATAAATATGTTCGACATCCAAATTATTTAGCTAGTCTTTTTAAAGGGTTTGGATTTGCACTTATTCCTAACTCATATTATATGGTGGGCTATATCATAGCTGTTTTTGTCCCCATACGATTAATTCGAATATGGATTGAAGAAAAAGAATTGATTAAAGAGTTTGGACAGGAATATCTTGATTATAAAAAAGAAGTCCCCCTATTTATTCCGTAGGTGAACAAGGCAATATTTATGTCGCAGATAGAAATATTGCCCCACAATATAAAAAAATTTGACAAAGTGGGTAGTTTTATGGTATAATATAAAAAACAGGTTGAATAAACTAATATGTATTGCCTGTGACAATAAGGGCAATATCTATGTAGAATAAAAAGGGGCAAGAAATGGAAAATGAATTTGTAAAGTGTATGAAGCAATTGTCTGTTTTGGCTAATCAAATTGAAAATGGTAATGCGGAAAATTTATATAGATACGAAGATATACGAGATATAGCGAAAAAAATAGCCCAGATGGTAGATGCCAGAGATGCGTATAATC
This sequence is a window from bacterium. Protein-coding genes within it:
- a CDS encoding isoprenylcysteine carboxylmethyltransferase family protein; protein product: MSIQFYKMEFTIFYLLFITCAFIYEFLAEASIKKKQRAPGRIMAKWSYSLMAGSYILILFGAPIEYFMVKKNPNLIITAIGLIMYISGLLLRRLAVKTLNKFWSLHIEIKQNHKLIKDGPYKYVRHPNYLASLFKGFGFALIPNSYYMVGYIIAVFVPIRLIRIWIEEKELIKEFGQEYLDYKKEVPLFIP